The Tachysurus fulvidraco isolate hzauxx_2018 chromosome 4, HZAU_PFXX_2.0, whole genome shotgun sequence DNA window gtgtgtgcacacactgAGGATAGTCTGGAATATTCTCAACACACACGACTTGTTTAAAGAGTCAAAACTtcactcagtctgtctgtgtgtgtgtgtgtgtgtgtgtgtgtgtgtgtgtgtgtgtgtgtgtgtgtgtgtgagagagagagagagagagagagactaaaagtTGGTTTTAATAAAGAGTTGATGTGGTAATGGTTTGCAGCTGGCTGATGTCAGAGTGCAGTGGgtttagtacacacacacacacacacacacacacacacacacacagggcgtGGTGTTTTCTTCTCCAGCtgtttttcattctctctctgtcacagtAGGCtactgtggctgtgtgtgtaagagagcgAGCTAAACTCACTGCACTCTAACATCAGTCagtctgcaaacacacacacacacatggacgcacacacacacacacacttcactcttTTATACTTTTCTGACTCCgtatgttgccatggtaattATTTGAAGTCACACATTCTCTTCATCCCTCACTGTTAAGAGATTTgtggtatctctctctctcacacgtgcgcgcacacacacacacacacacacacacacacagcttgtgtGTTCGTCGACAGAGTTCGTGTCGTCTCTGTCAGGTGTGTGTATCACCGTGGGTAACCACCACTGCTGACAAATGGCAGAAAAGGGAAGAgattgaaaatggaaaaaaaaaataagaagcagaataaataaataaagaagaggATGTAAGACCAGAAAACATTTTACTTATGATGAaggtttccatggcaacaacgtttttttttgtttttgtttttaagtgttGTTTTTAAGTGTTCAATTGGATGCCAAATGAATTccaaaaaaagaggaaaataagaactcaggagagagaggggacagGAAAtgaaacctctctctctctctctctctgtctctctctctctctctctcttcatccctCAGTGAACTCGATTCAGAGGATGAGGTTGACTCCGCCTCTTGATGAGCTCCAGCCACCACCCTATCAGGACGAAGACGGCTCGACCTCTGACCTCGCCGACACAAAGAGTGAAGCACACGACCCTGAGAGCTTCAGCAACACCAAAGGCCTGGAGGAGGACGTCCCAAGTGACAGCACAGCTGTACTCAGccctgaggtgtgtgtgtgtgcgtgcgtgtgtgtgcgtgcgtgtgcgtgcgtgtgtgtgcgtgcgtgtgcgtgcgtgcgtgtgtgtgcgtgcgtgtgcgtgcgtgcgtgtgtgtgcgtgcgtgcgtgtgtgtgcgtgcgtgtgtgtgtgtgtgtgtgtgagagacacttaACACACTTCTTTTGATTACTGTTGTCTCTCAACTAAAACCTTAATAACATAATCACAagatcctttgtgtgtgtgtgtctctctctcaccctatctctctctctcaccctatctctctctctctctctctcgatctcttcCTCTCTACtctttctccatttctctcaTTCTCAAATCCTGACATCACATGTTTTTCCCTGCATCACATTCTCTCTTCCCCTTTGTCATTTTTCTCTCATGTTCTCTTCACCTCCccacttctctttctctccctctctctctccctctctttgtgTAGGATCTGTCCATCCGTGGttcctcctctcccctcctGAAGCTTTACTCTCCCGACTCGCCCTTCTCTCCGTTCGGGACGCTGCACACCCTCTTAGACTATGATTTGCACCAGCGCTGCCTCTCAGTCACCGTAACCGCGGTGACCGACCTCCCGTCTCCACGACGATCACCAGGCATCACCTGGCAGCTTCACCTGGTCCTTCTTCCTGCCAAAAAGCAACGTGCCAAGACTGCGGTGGCCAGGGGGCGGTGCCTCAGCGAGACTTTCCGCTTCAGCCACGTTCAGTCGGAGAGCATCGGGAACTACAGCGTGCGGTTTCGTCTCTACAGCATCAGCAAGAtcaagaaggagaagaagatgcTGGGAGAGAAAGTGTTCTACCTCACCAAACTCAACCTGCAAGGCAAAATGGCCGTCCCTCTGCCTCTGGAACCCTGCTGCAGTACCACAGTGAGTGTTGGACAGGATACAGGACTCGGGCCGTCCCTGTCCTACTGTTCTCTACAGACGTTCTGATGCATTATGGGTGTTAGGACTGTAAGGGCGCTGTGTGCACTACATTTATGTGTGAAATTACAATCTAAACACTTTGGGTCAATGGAtgtacaggtggagtgtgtgtgtgtgtgtgtgtgtgtgtgtgtctcaggccAGCGAGTCTCAGACGAGCGTGTCTGCTGCATCGTGCAGTGAGACGGCGTCTACGTTCCAATCTGCAGGTCAAAGGTCATCGCCTGAGATACTGCTAGGGCTTGTTTACAACGCCACCACAGGCCGCCTCTCTGTCGAGGTCATCAAGGGATGTCACTTCAAAAATGTGGCCACCAACAAACCGcccagtaaatacacacacacgtgcacacacacacacatacacacacacacatgcacacacacacacacatgcacacacacatacacatgcacacacacacacatgcacacacacatacacgcacacatgcacacacgcatacgcacacacacacatacacacatgcacacacacgcacgcatacacacacgcacacacacatacgcacacacacacatacacggacacacatacacacatgcacacacacacatacgcgcacacacgcacacatacacggacacacatacacacatgcacacacacacacacacacatgcacgcacacacatacacacatgcacgcacacacaaacacacacacacgcacatacacagacacacatgcacacacacacacatgcacgcacacgcacgcacacacacacgcacacacacactcagtgtgtACAGGTGATGGTGTGATGTTTATGGTGATTCCTCTCCCATTCCGTGTCCTTTGTTCTGAAGTGTTTTGCTCCACTTTTTTTGATCACATGCTAACACAAACCTTATGTGATGTCAGTTCTCCTTTAAACTgtttctctcttctccctctgttTCTGTCCAAATGTTTCACAAAACCCCTGAGAAACCCCTGGGCCATATCCTGAATCACACGCTACTGTACTAAATAGTCTACATGCTGTTCTGTATCTTGTAtctatttgtgcttttttcctcctttcctcCTTGTTAttaactctttctctctctctttccctctccctttcCCCATCCTCTGACCCCATCTGCACCCCCCTTCCTCATCAGATGGACTGTTCTGTTGTCTAAAACACTTGATAGGTGGCCAGGTTTATATAATTCGAGGTGAGTGTCCCCCTCACCCCCCTCACCCGCTCCTTACCGGTCCAAGTAGGACCTTCTGCATGTTTTTGCTTAGCTGCCTCATGTCTGCGTGCATCGTCGATAAAATCCCcgagtgtctgtgtttcattCACCGATGAAGACACAgtgtaggagtgtgtgatgtgtgatttgggacacagccgaGGCTCAGTGACTCAGTGGTCTGTAAATGACCAACCTCCGATATCCACTCCACATGTTGTCCTGTGTGTACTGCTTTTAGTGAGTAAGCCCTCAGACCTCTACTGTACTTGGAGTTCAGTGCAAAAAAATGTGTACACCCTTAGAACAAAGCTATGGTATAGCTATAGTTATGGATGAGCTACAAGACATGCTCAAATAGTGTCATGTAGGAAATGTTTGTATGTGAAATCATGTAAATCATAtgaaaatcatgtaaaaaatatgaaagtaCAGTAAATCATTTCCTTTGTATGTCAGCCAAATATCAGaaggggcacaaacttttgcactcagctGCATGTTAGTGAAAGATGACGGCTTCCTGCTTGAGATAAATAACTGATTCATTGAAAAACAGTTCTTGTCGTTGAGTCTGAGATCTCCATcagtcacgtgtgtgtgtgtgtgtgtgtgtgtgtatgtatgtgtgtgtgtgcgtgcgtgtgttctTTATCTATTAGGAAATGCTGGTTAATTGGTGATGGTTGTGTTCAACCACAGTTCTGctctgcactctgattggtggtcaggtgttgattaattctctataacagcaACTCTGATGGTAGTGCAGCTTAAtattaattactaattaattaaatataactgACGAGATTAAAgatgaggaggtgtgtgtgtgtgtgtgatggtgaaggagtctccagtatgaggaggtgtgtgtgtgtgtgtgtgtgtgtgtgtgtgtgtgtctgtgtgtctgtgtgatggtgaaggagtctccagtatgaggaggtgtgtgtgtgtgtgtgtgtgtatgatgtgctgAAACAGCTCtctcagtcagaggtgaagctgagACATGAAGTTGTCCACATCTTCAGgccagaggagtttacacttctttgtttttctcaataacaagctgagatttttctcttattaacttgGAGACAGAGGCTGAAGTTTATAACTGCTAGAGCGCAAGTGACGAGAGAAACTAACTTGTATTTTAAGCTAACGGCTAACAGCTAACGGCTAACAGCTAACGGCTAACAGCTAACGGCTAACAGcacataatattattataatattttatatttcacaaaTAGATCTTGTGTGAGAATATTGAGCCAGAATTGAATGTTTACTAAAAGACAAGGCAGGTTTCAGGTGCTAATCTCAAATTATAGTgattaaagtgtttgtgtgtgtgtgtgtgtgtgtgtgtgtgtgtgtgtgtgtgtgtgtgtgtgtgtgtgtgtgtgtgtgtagagactggATTGTTTCCCAGCACAAAGCGCTCACACACTTCCTCAGACCTCTTCTGTGCCTTTTCGGCTCATTAACAATGGCGCTTTCAATAAAGCCAATCACTCGAGTTTAATCGTCTCTCGGTTCTTTCAACTCCGTCAGCAGGAGGTCCATTAATGCAGCGCTGCGGCACTTAAGGTGTCAAAGTCGCTCCTTTTCCAGCGTGTGCCAAATCAGTTCGCTTCATCCGAGCCTTTTATATCcatgagagaaagaaacagatatactttcactcttttttttcccacaggAAGAGCGAGGGCTTGCAGGCAGCTGCCATacacactcgtgtgtgtgtgtgtgtgtgtgagtgagcttGTGTGTCTCTTTATTTTCCTGTTTACACACAGTGAAAGGCCGAACCTCCTGCATCAGCTCTCGCTGGCGTGTTCAGGAAAAGCATCTGAATAAAATCTATAAGGCTCTAATCAGAGACTTTTTCACTGAAGCTGAAAGTGAAAATTAAGagatttttaataaagattCAGGTGAAAAGAAACGCAGCCCGATGTGTGATGTTGAACCTTGTAGGCGTCTCGTCGTGTTTGTTTTAGATTCCTTTCTTTTACCTGCCTGATCGTCATGAGAAACGTGACAAGGACATgactgtgtcgtgtgtgtgtgtgtgtgtgtctaagatCTGATCGGTTTGTCACGTCTGACCTCAGGCCTGGGATCAGATCTGTAACTGTGTTGGGTAGATGAGATGTTAGTGTgacgtttatggaaggagtcgtCAGTGTCGGTATCCGTCTGACATGTTGTTCCGTAATAAATACCTGACTGTTGGTAGATCgatgtggtgtaagaggaataaaacacagggGTCGTGTTGGTGTCCGTGTTAAagctgcattcacacacacagcgttttCAGCTCTGCAGGACTCAGTCTCCGGACTCTGCACCGTGAAGCCGCAAGGAGACGTTCCTAatactggttgccatggtaatagtGTTTATAAGCGCAAGGCACTACTAGCATTCCACTGGATGATGCATCGTTTTTTATGGTTCGctgctaaaatgaaacattccgGAGGGAGGTTTGTCACATCCGGTCACTTTGTCACTGCacctcgctgtgtgtgtgaacgcagCTTAGCGTCGTAGCATAactccacttcctgttttattaaAGCTGTCCTGGAGTTCTGATTCGTGTTTACTCTTTTATGATTGTGTGTGACGTGTAATAATCACCCCTTCTCCTCTGTATAGACACGTACGTGAAGCTGACCCTGCTGAACTCCATGGGTCAGGAGATGTCCAAGTGTAAGACGTCGCTGTGCCGCGGCCAGCCGAACCCCACCTACAGGGAGACCTTCGTGTTCCAGGTGGCGCTGTTCCAGCTGTCGGACGTCACGCTCATCCTCTCCGTCTACAACAAACGCAGTATCAAGCGCAAAGAGATGATCGGGTGGATCTCTCTGGGCCTGAACAGCTCCGGCGAGGACGAGCTCACGCACTGGACTCAGATGAAGGAGTCAAAAGGACAGCAGGTGTGTCGATGGCACAGTCTGCTAGAGTCTTAGGGGCGTCACCGCGGCCATGAGCATAAGGAAccaagtaaagaaaagaaaactcacAAAGCAAGGCATTATGGGAAATAACTCGCCGTGCAATAAAGAACAGGTGTGACATCAGCCACGCCTCTGTACATGGTTGGAATGTGAGGATATAGAAGGTGGAAGTGAAGAAAGAGTTGTAGAGTGAAAGACATTCTGGAGACAGGACCTAAAGATGGAGCTCACTAgagcagtgcattgtgggaaataTCTGTAACCGCCTTAGGAATGTAAAGAAGATCGGAGCAACGAAATGTATAAAAATCCATCAAGTAGAAGAAAAAAGTCCTCAACCCataatgaggaagaggaggatgaaggaAATCAACCGAGCAGTGCATCATGGGAAGCGATCGAGGGTCTGAAGCCGTTCTGTTGCCATGAATGTTTTAGGGATTCGTTCTGATTTGAGCAAAACCACTTTAAACCCACAGCACGTCATGAGAACGATGGAAAGATGCTAACCTTTAATAGAGAAGGTGgatttctctgtgtttgtttatttatttatttgtttgttttggtttgtttatttattcttttttctttcctggaTGTTATTCATGTCTTTGGTTCAGAAGCCAGAAGTCTGAACACGGAAATTTAGAACAAACAACCATTAATGTTCTGCTACACACCTGCCGTCGCTTAGCCACGCCCATTCTAGTCTGCTAACCTTAAGTTATTGCCCCTTTTTGCCCCTTGACTCTGAGCCGGCAGTGATTCCGTtcgagattttattttttttttttcagtttgagGACCTGTTTTCACCTCAGAAATTTGCAGCCCGCATTTCCACATTCTCAGTCTCCTCCTTCTTATCACTAATGAGGGTTTCCATATTGTTTACGCACATTTAGCGATGGCCAATTAAACATCTTCCCCTTCGTGAAGACTTTGCCCGATTGGTTAAACAACGTTCGTTGGTCTACAGTGGAGCTTCGATGAACTTTTAACCTGCTGCACAGAATTTACAACGATTTACAATTTCACCAGTGTAGCTTCAAGTCCTCCAGTGTCGTAAAGTACGATTAGCGTCGCGCTCACGGTTAGTTAGCATTAACTCAATGTGTCGCACGTACAGCAAAACCATCTAAAACAAAGTTTGAAAGGTTCAGTCAGGGCATGTTGCGGCTTGCTAGCTAGTGCTTCCCACTTACTCACCACACCGCCGTTCTTTTGTTCTCTAATATTATATTTCTTCTGAAAATGATTTCTCGAATGCTAAATATGTTCCCGGTGATGTTTGCTCGCCAGCTGGAACTAAAACGAAAAACACTTCtaactttacagaacaaaaagtcTGTCATCTTTTTCTAGACGTCCGTCACGTGAGAAAATGCAGGACCCGAATGTTTCTGTGATTAGCA harbors:
- the syt14a gene encoding synaptotagmin-14 isoform X5, producing the protein MGQYQEAMTRSRGLRGRCTGAAAPHHKGFSWETQHKYCPLSAEYDGYSSEASAEDVNSIQRMRLTPPLDELQPPPYQDEDGSTSDLADTKSEAHDPESFSNTKGLEEDVPSDSTAVLSPEDLSIRGSSSPLLKLYSPDSPFSPFGTLHTLLDYDLHQRCLSVTVTAVTDLPSPRRSPGITWQLHLVLLPAKKQRAKTAVARGRCLSETFRFSHVQSESIGNYSVRFRLYSISKIKKEKKMLGEKVFYLTKLNLQGKMAVPLPLEPCCSTTASESQTSVSAASCSETASTFQSAGQRSSPEILLGLVYNATTGRLSVEVIKGCHFKNVATNKPPNGLFCCLKHLIGGQVYIIRDTYVKLTLLNSMGQEMSKCKTSLCRGQPNPTYRETFVFQVALFQLSDVTLILSVYNKRSIKRKEMIGWISLGLNSSGEDELTHWTQMKESKGQQVCRWHSLLES
- the syt14a gene encoding synaptotagmin-14 isoform X3, which codes for MAIDGGERSCGVHELICIRKVSPEALGFLSGVAVFVFLLILVFLFLNNKLSIESVAPQPLDHYSKAKELPDKGYGEADFQAWSSDSDDEVMGQYQEAMTRSRGLRGRCTGAAAPHHKGFSWETQHKYCPLSAEYDGYSSEASAEDVNSIQRMRLTPPLDELQPPPYQDEDGSTSDLADTKSEAHDPESFSNTKGLEEDVPSDSTAVLSPEDLSIRGSSSPLLKLYSPDSPFSPFGTLHTLLDYDLHQRCLSVTVTAVTDLPSPRRSPGITWQLHLVLLPAKKQRAKTAVARGRCLSETFRFSHVQSESIGNYSVRFRLYSISKIKKEKKMLGEKVFYLTKLNLQGKMAVPLPLEPCCSTTASESQTSVSAASCSETASTFQSAGQRSSPEILLGLVYNATTGRLSVEVIKGCHFKNVATNKPPNTYVKLTLLNSMGQEMSKCKTSLCRGQPNPTYRETFVFQVALFQLSDVTLILSVYNKRSIKRKEMIGWISLGLNSSGEDELTHWTQMKESKGQQVCRWHSLLES
- the syt14a gene encoding synaptotagmin-14 isoform X4 is translated as MAIDGGERSCGVHELICIRKDKGYGEADFQAWSSDSDDEVMGQYQEAMTRSRGLRGRCTGAAAPHHKGFSWETQHKYCPLSAEYDGYSSEASAEDVNSIQRMRLTPPLDELQPPPYQDEDGSTSDLADTKSEAHDPESFSNTKGLEEDVPSDSTAVLSPEDLSIRGSSSPLLKLYSPDSPFSPFGTLHTLLDYDLHQRCLSVTVTAVTDLPSPRRSPGITWQLHLVLLPAKKQRAKTAVARGRCLSETFRFSHVQSESIGNYSVRFRLYSISKIKKEKKMLGEKVFYLTKLNLQGKMAVPLPLEPCCSTTASESQTSVSAASCSETASTFQSAGQRSSPEILLGLVYNATTGRLSVEVIKGCHFKNVATNKPPNGLFCCLKHLIGGQVYIIRDTYVKLTLLNSMGQEMSKCKTSLCRGQPNPTYRETFVFQVALFQLSDVTLILSVYNKRSIKRKEMIGWISLGLNSSGEDELTHWTQMKESKGQQVCRWHSLLES
- the syt14a gene encoding synaptotagmin-14 isoform X1 — protein: MAIDGGERSCGVHELICIRKVSPEALGFLSGVAVFVFLLILVFLFLNNKLSIESVAPQPLDHYSKAKELPDKGYGEADFQAWSSDSDDEVMGQYQEAMTRSRGLRGRCTGAAAPHHKGFSWETQHKYCPLSAEYDGYSSEASAEDVNSIQRMRLTPPLDELQPPPYQDEDGSTSDLADTKSEAHDPESFSNTKGLEEDVPSDSTAVLSPEDLSIRGSSSPLLKLYSPDSPFSPFGTLHTLLDYDLHQRCLSVTVTAVTDLPSPRRSPGITWQLHLVLLPAKKQRAKTAVARGRCLSETFRFSHVQSESIGNYSVRFRLYSISKIKKEKKMLGEKVFYLTKLNLQGKMAVPLPLEPCCSTTASESQTSVSAASCSETASTFQSAGQRSSPEILLGLVYNATTGRLSVEVIKGCHFKNVATNKPPNGLFCCLKHLIGGQVYIIRDTYVKLTLLNSMGQEMSKCKTSLCRGQPNPTYRETFVFQVALFQLSDVTLILSVYNKRSIKRKEMIGWISLGLNSSGEDELTHWTQMKESKGQQVCRWHSLLES
- the syt14a gene encoding synaptotagmin-14 isoform X2: MAIDGGERSCGVHELICIRKVSPEALGFLSGVAVFVFLLILVFLFLNNKLSIESVAPQPLDHYSKAKELPDKGYGEADFQAWSSDSDDEVMGQYQEAMTRSRGLRGRCTGAAAPHHKGFSWETQHKYCPLSAEYDGYSSEASAEDVNSIQRMRLTPPLDELQPPPYQDEDGSTSDLADTKSEAHDPESFSNTKGLEEDVPSDSTAVLSPELYSPDSPFSPFGTLHTLLDYDLHQRCLSVTVTAVTDLPSPRRSPGITWQLHLVLLPAKKQRAKTAVARGRCLSETFRFSHVQSESIGNYSVRFRLYSISKIKKEKKMLGEKVFYLTKLNLQGKMAVPLPLEPCCSTTASESQTSVSAASCSETASTFQSAGQRSSPEILLGLVYNATTGRLSVEVIKGCHFKNVATNKPPNGLFCCLKHLIGGQVYIIRDTYVKLTLLNSMGQEMSKCKTSLCRGQPNPTYRETFVFQVALFQLSDVTLILSVYNKRSIKRKEMIGWISLGLNSSGEDELTHWTQMKESKGQQVCRWHSLLES